The following proteins are encoded in a genomic region of Diabrotica virgifera virgifera chromosome 1, PGI_DIABVI_V3a:
- the LOC114324972 gene encoding transmembrane protein 272-like produces the protein MSGSFPEQGAPPSYEEAINPNAPPPSYDSLFGRVREAQKTSKGILDFLKNIIIIVLGTLGCTIILGVTIVIPICMIVMGSIYLHDCPQGEYIPVYLLVGGIFGVVKQLLHLSARVRQTEEERQEENLRQSPTQTLLNCFMLGWFIIGSVWVYKEYEPNYDSARGKYCNQNLYLFAFWLITSVYILLGVITVCLCSISLVTIIFHTDQRDDNEVNDRFW, from the exons CTCCACCTCCATCATATGACTCACTATTTGGAAGAGTAAGAGAAGCTCAAAAAACAAGTAAAGGGATTCTAGATTTTCTTAAGaatattattataattgttttaGGCACAT TGGGCTGTACAATAATATTAGGTGTTACAATAGTTATTCCAATATGTATGATTGTCATGGGATCCATATATTTGCATGATTGTCCACAAGGAGAATACATTCCTGTTTATCTATTAGTAGGAG GTATATTTGGTGTTGTTAAACAACTTTTGCATTTATCAGCGAGGGTGAGGCAAACAGAAGAAGAGAGACAAGAGGAAAATTTGCGGCAGTCACCAACACAGACATTACTAAATTGTTTTATGTTAGGCTGGTTTATAATTG GTTCTGTATGGGTGTATAAAGAATACGAACCAAACTACGATTCCGCACGGGGTAAATATTGCAACCAAAACCTGTATCTATTTGCGTTTTGGTTAATAACTTCTGTATACATACTCCTAGGTGTTATAACAGTTTGTTTATGTTCAATTAGCCTAGTCACGATAATTTTTCACACAGACCAAAGGGACGACAATGAAGTTAATGATAGATTTTGGTAA